In the genome of Hymenobacter taeanensis, one region contains:
- the plsY gene encoding glycerol-3-phosphate 1-O-acyltransferase PlsY codes for MNLPLVLGLLVAAYLIGSIPTALWVGRLFFGIDIREHGSGNSGATNTFRVLGKKPGSFVMAIDVLKGWAATSLASVMLNQGAILPEQLLYYQIACGVLAVVGHIYPIYAGFRGGKGVATVLGMMLAIAPATVGVCILVFIVTLLISRYVSLSSMTAGVTFAVLQLLPHFRPDNQLLVWFGFVLAVLLVYTHRANIGRLRAGTESRVPMPWDKK; via the coding sequence ATGAATCTCCCCCTCGTTCTAGGCCTCTTGGTGGCCGCTTACCTCATTGGCTCCATCCCGACTGCCTTATGGGTGGGGCGCTTATTTTTCGGGATTGATATCCGGGAGCACGGTTCGGGTAACTCGGGCGCTACTAACACCTTCCGGGTGTTGGGTAAGAAGCCTGGCTCTTTTGTGATGGCTATTGATGTGCTAAAGGGCTGGGCCGCTACTTCCTTGGCCTCCGTGATGCTGAACCAAGGCGCCATTCTGCCGGAGCAGCTGCTGTATTACCAAATTGCCTGTGGCGTACTGGCTGTGGTAGGCCACATCTATCCCATTTATGCCGGCTTCCGGGGTGGTAAAGGCGTGGCCACTGTGCTGGGCATGATGCTGGCCATTGCCCCGGCCACTGTGGGCGTGTGCATTCTGGTATTCATTGTCACCCTACTGATTTCGCGCTACGTTTCGCTTTCCTCTATGACGGCGGGTGTGACGTTTGCTGTGCTCCAGCTGCTGCCGCACTTCCGGCCCGATAACCAGTTGCTGGTGTGGTTTGGCTTCGTGCTGGCGGTGCTGCTGGTGTACACTCATCGTGCTAATATCGGGCGACTGCGCGCTGGTACTGAGAGCCGCGTGCCGATGCCGTGGGATAAGAAATAG
- a CDS encoding dipeptidase, which produces MASYLEQNQERFLSELMDWLRIPSVSADPKFHGDVLRAAEYLKARFEEVGLENVELCPTAGNPIVYGEKIIDPSLPTVLVYGHYDVQPADPYELWTSGPFEPVIKDGKIYARGACDDKGQVYMHVKALEVMNQDGGVPCNVKVMIEGEEEIGSNNLAIFVRENKEKLKADVILISDTGMLANDQPSIEVGLRGLSYHEVEVTGPNRDLHSGLYGGAVANPINVLCKMIASLHDENNHITIPEFYNNVAVLTDEERAELNRVPHSDDEFKQSIGLPDTYGEKGYTTVERIGIRPTLDVNGIWGGYTGEGAKTVIASKAFAKISMRLVPHQTSEEITEIFQKHFTSIAPSGVTVVVRPHHGGEPVVTPTDSVAYKAAADAMEITFGKRPIPTRGGGSIPIVAMFKTELGLDTVLLGFGLDSDAIHSPNEHYGVFNFLKGIETIPHFYRNYAAAIK; this is translated from the coding sequence ATGGCTTCTTACCTCGAACAGAACCAAGAGCGTTTTTTGAGCGAACTGATGGACTGGCTCCGCATCCCGTCGGTTTCCGCTGATCCTAAGTTTCATGGCGACGTACTGCGTGCCGCTGAGTACCTGAAAGCCCGCTTCGAGGAAGTAGGCCTGGAGAACGTGGAGCTGTGCCCCACGGCCGGCAACCCCATTGTGTACGGCGAGAAAATCATTGACCCCAGCCTGCCCACCGTGCTGGTGTACGGCCACTACGATGTGCAGCCCGCCGACCCGTACGAGCTCTGGACTTCTGGCCCCTTCGAGCCGGTTATTAAAGACGGCAAGATCTACGCCCGTGGCGCCTGCGACGATAAAGGCCAGGTGTACATGCACGTGAAGGCCCTGGAAGTGATGAACCAGGATGGTGGCGTGCCCTGCAACGTGAAGGTGATGATTGAGGGCGAGGAAGAAATTGGCTCGAATAACTTGGCCATCTTCGTGCGCGAAAACAAGGAGAAGCTCAAGGCTGATGTTATCCTGATTTCGGATACCGGCATGCTCGCCAATGACCAGCCCAGCATTGAGGTAGGCTTACGGGGCCTGAGCTACCATGAGGTGGAAGTAACCGGCCCCAACCGCGACCTGCACTCCGGTCTCTACGGCGGCGCCGTGGCTAACCCCATCAACGTGCTTTGCAAGATGATTGCCAGCCTGCACGATGAGAACAACCACATCACCATTCCGGAATTCTACAACAACGTAGCCGTACTCACGGACGAGGAACGCGCCGAACTGAACCGCGTACCGCACTCCGACGACGAGTTCAAGCAGAGCATCGGCCTGCCCGATACCTACGGTGAGAAAGGTTATACTACAGTTGAGCGCATCGGCATCCGGCCTACGCTGGACGTGAACGGCATTTGGGGCGGCTACACCGGCGAGGGCGCCAAAACGGTTATTGCCTCTAAGGCCTTTGCTAAAATCTCGATGCGCCTGGTGCCTCACCAGACCTCCGAAGAAATCACCGAAATCTTCCAGAAGCACTTCACCAGCATTGCGCCCAGCGGCGTAACGGTGGTGGTGCGGCCCCACCACGGTGGCGAGCCCGTAGTTACGCCCACCGACTCAGTGGCCTACAAAGCCGCTGCCGATGCCATGGAAATCACCTTCGGTAAGCGCCCCATCCCCACGCGCGGCGGCGGCTCCATTCCAATTGTAGCCATGTTCAAAACTGAGCTTGGTCTTGATACCGTGCTGTTGGGCTTTGGTCTCGACTCGGATGCCATTCACTCGCCCAACGAGCACTACGGCGTATTCAACTTCCTGAAAGGCATTGAGACTATCCCGCATTTCTACCGCAACTACGCGGCAGCCATAAAATAG
- a CDS encoding porin family protein: protein MKRIVLVLLGTIGLAASGYAQSLHFGVKAGAGLATLVGPGAGVSGPAGAVANKNKLGLSAGGFAQIRLRDDNSLMLQPELLYSMKGTRTYSESLYPGSTTVLNFTQTATKLNYIDIPVLVHFTAGSLFFEIGPELNVLVKQKVEVEGGAIRGRSTKVTSEKYSYSFPGVYKRVNLSGVVGIGYQVSKDFSVGIRYSRGITSVYTAMFGLGAYGQNTETRLYTSGLQLQASYKLGGQ from the coding sequence ATGAAAAGAATTGTTTTGGTTTTGCTAGGCACTATTGGTTTAGCAGCAAGTGGTTATGCACAATCCCTTCACTTCGGCGTAAAGGCAGGCGCTGGCCTAGCAACACTCGTTGGCCCCGGTGCTGGAGTTTCTGGCCCTGCCGGGGCTGTTGCCAACAAGAATAAACTGGGGCTCAGCGCCGGTGGCTTCGCACAGATAAGGTTGCGAGACGATAACTCCCTTATGTTACAGCCAGAATTGCTGTACTCGATGAAGGGCACTCGTACCTATTCAGAATCCTTATATCCTGGGTCTACCACAGTACTAAACTTCACACAGACAGCCACAAAGCTCAACTATATCGATATACCAGTGCTAGTACACTTCACGGCCGGCAGTCTATTTTTCGAAATAGGGCCTGAGCTAAACGTGTTAGTTAAGCAAAAAGTAGAGGTTGAGGGCGGTGCAATAAGAGGTCGCTCAACTAAGGTCACCAGTGAAAAGTACTCTTACTCTTTTCCAGGTGTTTACAAACGTGTAAACCTGAGTGGGGTAGTCGGAATCGGCTATCAAGTAAGCAAAGACTTCAGCGTTGGCATACGCTATAGCAGAGGTATTACTTCTGTCTATACAGCCATGTTCGGGCTTGGGGCGTATGGGCAAAATACCGAGACCCGTCTCTATACCTCAGGGTTGCAGCTTCAGGCCAGCTATAAGTTGGGTGGTCAATAG
- a CDS encoding porin family protein: protein MKKIFLSGLLLTGLASTVQAQSDVSLGLKVGGSLSSFSGEQASGYKSIVGYHAGVFANIGLTRMFAFQPELLYSRKGAKLSGADFTTHLDYVDVPLVFHVNANGLFFEAGPQVGFLIAAKNKTSNITTDVKNGYNTVDAGYVFGLGYQRKTGLGIGLRYNGGFTNVEKSVLVGSTKVQNNIRNSVFQLYLTYSLNGR, encoded by the coding sequence ATGAAGAAAATTTTCCTCTCCGGATTGCTGCTAACAGGCCTGGCCAGCACCGTACAGGCCCAAAGCGATGTATCTCTGGGCTTGAAGGTGGGCGGCTCTCTGTCTTCCTTCTCGGGTGAGCAGGCCTCTGGCTATAAAAGCATCGTTGGGTACCACGCGGGTGTATTTGCCAACATTGGCCTCACCCGCATGTTCGCGTTTCAGCCTGAACTGCTGTACTCGCGCAAGGGCGCTAAACTCTCGGGCGCCGACTTTACTACTCACCTCGACTACGTAGATGTGCCCTTGGTTTTCCACGTAAATGCCAACGGGTTGTTCTTTGAAGCAGGACCTCAAGTGGGTTTCCTGATAGCAGCCAAAAACAAAACCAGTAACATCACTACTGATGTAAAGAACGGTTACAATACGGTTGATGCCGGCTATGTATTCGGGTTGGGCTACCAGCGTAAAACTGGCTTAGGCATAGGCCTACGCTACAATGGTGGATTTACTAACGTAGAAAAATCAGTTCTTGTGGGCAGCACTAAAGTGCAAAACAACATCCGTAACAGCGTATTTCAGCTATATTTAACTTACTCACTGAATGGGCGATAG
- a CDS encoding porin family protein, translated as MNHKLLTAALLTVAAATSAQAQGVRLGLRAGTNYSNLAGNVKNENTYNNKFGFLGGVMLNADVTGDGFFSIQPEILYSQKGFENKPNEYTNTVLGVGYTEKREGKVNYNYLDVPVLLKINAGGFIVEAGPQYSYLLSANDQTKLTRTRQPNGTPTVTETQDKKDVSGFKRSELGYVAGVGYQADNGLSLNLRYTGAFSDFVKSDNGTYFNGDLANARHSAVQLSLGYLIPSK; from the coding sequence ATGAACCACAAACTGCTTACTGCTGCCTTGCTTACCGTAGCCGCAGCAACCTCTGCCCAAGCTCAAGGAGTACGCCTGGGCCTGCGTGCCGGCACCAACTATTCTAACCTGGCCGGCAACGTTAAAAACGAGAATACCTACAACAACAAGTTCGGGTTCTTGGGTGGCGTGATGCTGAACGCCGACGTAACCGGCGATGGGTTTTTCTCCATTCAGCCGGAAATTTTGTACTCGCAGAAAGGCTTTGAAAACAAGCCCAACGAGTACACCAATACTGTTTTAGGCGTAGGCTACACCGAGAAGCGCGAAGGCAAGGTGAACTACAACTACTTAGATGTACCAGTGCTGCTGAAAATCAACGCCGGTGGCTTCATTGTGGAAGCTGGCCCCCAGTATTCTTACCTGCTGAGCGCCAATGACCAAACGAAGCTCACTCGTACGCGCCAGCCGAATGGCACGCCTACTGTCACGGAAACCCAGGACAAGAAGGACGTAAGCGGCTTTAAGCGCAGCGAGCTAGGCTACGTAGCTGGCGTGGGCTACCAAGCAGATAATGGCCTTAGCCTGAACCTGCGCTACACCGGCGCCTTCAGCGACTTTGTGAAGAGCGACAATGGCACCTACTTCAACGGCGACCTGGCTAATGCCCGCCACTCAGCGGTGCAGCTCTCCCTGGGCTATCTGATTCCCAGTAAGTAA
- a CDS encoding porin family protein — MKKAAFVAGALLAAATLSSSAAHAQGVRLGIKGGANLSNLSGDLTDEDRFENKVGFHGGLMLNVGLLDDGFLSLQPEVLFSQKGFKYADSQFNIGGNTIKYEGDRTYNYIDVPVLLKINAGGFFVEAGPQYSYLLKVKDDSKTSINGNTAAQRSGTSDLSNVNRNEIGYAAGLGFQSDAGLLLGLRYNGSFTDFGKDGYQDSDVRNARNSVFQLSLGYLIPSK; from the coding sequence ATGAAAAAAGCAGCTTTTGTGGCTGGTGCGCTGCTGGCGGCCGCCACGCTTTCTTCCTCCGCCGCGCACGCCCAGGGCGTCCGCCTGGGTATTAAGGGAGGAGCCAACCTCTCCAACCTCTCCGGCGACCTAACTGACGAGGACCGCTTTGAAAATAAGGTAGGCTTTCATGGCGGGCTAATGCTCAACGTAGGCCTCCTCGATGATGGTTTCCTGTCGTTGCAGCCAGAGGTGCTGTTCTCGCAAAAGGGCTTTAAGTACGCCGACAGCCAGTTCAACATTGGCGGCAATACCATTAAGTACGAGGGTGACCGGACTTACAATTACATTGATGTACCGGTGCTGCTGAAGATTAACGCCGGTGGCTTCTTCGTAGAAGCCGGGCCGCAATATAGCTACCTGCTCAAAGTGAAGGACGACTCCAAGACTTCCATTAATGGCAACACTGCCGCGCAGCGCAGCGGCACCAGCGACCTGAGCAACGTGAACCGTAATGAAATCGGGTACGCCGCCGGCCTGGGCTTTCAGTCAGATGCTGGCTTGCTCTTGGGCCTGCGCTACAACGGCTCCTTTACAGATTTTGGTAAAGATGGCTACCAGGATAGTGACGTGCGCAACGCCCGCAACTCCGTATTCCAACTCTCTCTGGGCTACCTGATTCCGAGCAAGTAG
- a CDS encoding porin family protein, with the protein MKKIAALTLVLASAASLAHAQDAGGFRIGVKAGATYSNISGDNVSQITGPNYSSDLGDYKLGYNAGVSLSVPLSSDGFFSFAPELLYNRKGYEIKSNQSGNLGVENGKTIESREVEQQRVLHYLDVPLLAKINAGGLFFELGPQVSYLFGSKNKQQTTTKYTDGTKTKTDNDGGFLDYSGIKRGESSKSDLAQFDISGVAGLGYMTEGGLSLGLRYARGFNSLIDTKNTDNEPKAFNNAFTLQVGYLIPTR; encoded by the coding sequence ATGAAAAAAATTGCAGCTCTCACTTTAGTATTGGCTTCGGCTGCTTCTCTAGCTCACGCCCAAGATGCGGGCGGGTTTCGTATCGGTGTAAAAGCCGGTGCTACGTATTCTAACATCTCCGGTGATAATGTTAGCCAGATTACCGGCCCTAATTACAGCAGCGACCTAGGCGACTATAAGCTAGGCTATAATGCGGGCGTGTCGCTTTCTGTTCCGCTGAGCAGCGACGGCTTCTTCTCGTTTGCCCCAGAGCTGTTGTACAACCGCAAAGGCTACGAGATTAAGTCGAACCAGTCGGGCAACCTGGGCGTAGAAAACGGCAAAACGATAGAAAGCCGCGAGGTGGAGCAGCAGCGCGTACTCCATTACTTAGACGTGCCACTGCTGGCCAAAATCAATGCTGGTGGTCTTTTCTTTGAACTAGGCCCTCAGGTTAGCTATTTGTTCGGCTCGAAAAACAAACAGCAAACTACCACTAAGTACACGGACGGTACCAAAACCAAAACCGATAATGATGGTGGCTTCTTGGATTACAGCGGCATCAAGCGCGGCGAGTCATCGAAGTCTGATTTAGCCCAGTTTGACATCAGTGGGGTGGCTGGTCTTGGCTACATGACCGAAGGAGGCCTAAGCCTTGGCCTGCGTTATGCACGAGGCTTTAACTCCCTCATCGACACCAAAAACACCGACAACGAGCCCAAAGCCTTCAACAATGCGTTTACCCTGCAAGTAGGCTACCTGATTCCTACCCGATAA
- a CDS encoding acyloxyacyl hydrolase, producing MTTRLVLLLTGLLATTGAGHARGQSARPVQPTGPVVLGAYAQGSFILAHTPAVKHLAVSHPTGAELNLQRQTNGSAPWHAWYRYPKVGLALVYYDYHNPVLGKSYAATVYINKPFLRTQRQELNFRIGTGLGYFPTRYNQETNHKNTIVSSRLNATIQTRLEYDVAVSEHVGLLLGVGLNHYSNGATTKPNFGINLPTVLLGLNYHQQRPFAPLPIGEAAIMPPDLGRNFVELSTTAGVKQRNETDRTKYWVNSVTISAGRRVNRKSNLVVGVEGFYDRSLRAELLDTARTTDKLPDVRKAGAYVGHELLFGRLAFVSQLGFYLYNPYKSNKFYYERLGLKYRFTERLFGNVDLKVHRGAADVVEFRLGVRL from the coding sequence ATGACGACTCGACTTGTACTGCTGCTAACAGGCCTACTTGCCACCACTGGTGCAGGCCATGCAAGAGGGCAGAGTGCTAGGCCTGTTCAGCCCACCGGCCCCGTGGTACTGGGAGCCTACGCGCAGGGTAGCTTTATACTTGCGCACACGCCCGCTGTAAAGCATCTGGCGGTTTCGCACCCCACGGGAGCAGAGTTAAACCTGCAACGCCAAACCAACGGCTCGGCGCCCTGGCACGCCTGGTACCGCTACCCTAAAGTGGGTCTCGCCTTGGTTTACTATGATTATCATAACCCCGTGCTAGGGAAGTCATATGCCGCCACGGTGTACATCAACAAGCCCTTTTTGCGCACGCAGCGCCAAGAGCTAAACTTCCGGATTGGTACTGGCCTAGGGTATTTCCCAACCCGGTATAATCAGGAAACCAACCACAAAAATACCATCGTTAGCTCCCGCCTGAATGCCACCATTCAAACGCGGCTGGAGTACGATGTGGCCGTGTCGGAGCACGTAGGCCTGTTGCTGGGGGTGGGGCTCAACCACTATTCCAATGGCGCTACCACCAAACCTAATTTCGGTATTAATCTGCCCACGGTGCTGCTGGGCCTAAACTACCACCAGCAACGGCCCTTTGCACCGCTGCCAATAGGAGAGGCTGCCATTATGCCCCCCGACCTGGGCCGCAACTTTGTGGAGCTGAGCACTACGGCCGGCGTGAAGCAGCGCAATGAAACCGACCGCACCAAGTACTGGGTCAACTCGGTGACTATTTCGGCTGGCCGCCGCGTGAATCGCAAAAGTAACTTGGTAGTAGGAGTGGAAGGATTCTACGACCGCAGCCTCCGGGCCGAACTCCTCGACACAGCCCGTACCACCGATAAGCTCCCAGACGTCAGGAAGGCCGGGGCTTACGTTGGGCATGAGCTGCTCTTTGGGCGGCTGGCATTTGTGTCGCAGCTGGGATTCTACCTCTATAATCCCTACAAGTCCAACAAGTTCTATTACGAGCGCTTAGGCTTGAAATATCGGTTTACTGAGCGTCTGTTTGGCAACGTAGACCTAAAAGTGCACCGCGGCGCCGCCGATGTGGTAGAGTTTCGCCTGGGAGTGCGGCTATAG
- a CDS encoding 30S ribosomal protein THX: MGKGDIKTQKGKRSNGSYGVHRKKTARREGCSSQTNR; this comes from the coding sequence ATGGGCAAAGGAGACATCAAGACCCAAAAAGGCAAACGCAGCAACGGCAGCTACGGGGTACACCGCAAAAAAACGGCGCGCCGCGAAGGCTGCAGCTCCCAAACCAACCGATAA
- a CDS encoding quinone-dependent dihydroorotate dehydrogenase produces MYKALLKPLFFQLDAERAHHLVFDNLKRAHQVPGTAALLRGLYDFRHPTLEREVFGLRFRNPVGLAAGFDKNALLTDELAALGFGFVEIGTVTPRPQPGNPVPRLFRLPQDEALVNRMGFNNEGAAAAANRLRKRRSDIIIGGNIGKNKDTPNEQAAQDYVACVEALHEVVDYFVVNVSSPNTPNLRQLQEREPLIALLQQVQARNQSLPQPRPLLLKIAPDLTDGQLDDILLIARETQLSGLVATNTTISRDDLQTPASQVAALGAGGVSGRPLRRRATEVIRYLHQHSQGELPIIGVGGIHSPQDAQEKLVAGASLVQLYTGFIYEGPGLVKRINQTLVQA; encoded by the coding sequence ATGTATAAAGCGCTGCTGAAACCCCTGTTCTTCCAGCTCGATGCCGAACGGGCCCACCATTTGGTATTCGACAACCTGAAGAGGGCCCACCAGGTGCCGGGTACGGCGGCGCTCCTGCGGGGCCTGTACGACTTCCGCCATCCGACGCTGGAGCGCGAGGTCTTCGGTCTTAGGTTTCGTAACCCAGTGGGCCTGGCAGCTGGCTTTGATAAAAACGCCCTGCTCACGGATGAGCTGGCAGCGCTAGGGTTTGGGTTTGTGGAGATTGGAACGGTTACACCGCGGCCACAGCCCGGCAACCCGGTGCCCCGCCTCTTCCGGCTGCCGCAAGATGAAGCGCTGGTAAACCGGATGGGCTTCAACAACGAAGGTGCCGCGGCTGCCGCTAACCGTCTGCGGAAGCGCCGCTCCGACATAATCATTGGGGGTAACATTGGCAAGAACAAGGACACCCCCAACGAGCAGGCGGCCCAGGACTACGTAGCCTGCGTAGAGGCTCTGCACGAAGTAGTAGATTACTTTGTGGTGAATGTTTCCTCGCCCAATACGCCCAACCTGCGGCAACTGCAGGAGCGTGAACCACTAATTGCTCTACTGCAGCAGGTGCAGGCCCGAAACCAGTCGCTGCCCCAGCCTAGGCCACTATTACTCAAGATTGCCCCCGACCTGACGGATGGACAGCTCGACGACATCCTGCTGATTGCCCGCGAAACCCAGCTGAGTGGCCTAGTAGCTACCAATACCACCATCAGCCGCGACGATTTGCAGACGCCAGCCAGCCAAGTGGCCGCGCTGGGGGCAGGTGGGGTAAGCGGCCGGCCACTGCGTCGTCGCGCCACTGAGGTTATCCGGTATCTGCATCAGCATAGCCAAGGTGAGCTACCTATTATTGGAGTGGGCGGTATTCACTCGCCGCAGGATGCCCAGGAGAAATTGGTCGCAGGGGCCTCCTTGGTGCAGCTTTATACTGGCTTTATCTACGAAGGCCCGGGCTTAGTGAAGCGAATAAACCAGACCTTGGTGCAGGCTTGA
- a CDS encoding YifB family Mg chelatase-like AAA ATPase: MLTKTFGSAVQGVNAYTITIEVVVSQGTGFFVVGLPDNAIKESQQRVEAALKFRNYRMPRTKVVVNMAPADIRKEGSSYDLPIALGILHASQQLNTERLSEYVVMGELALDGALRPIRGVLPIAIQARKEGFKGLILPKENAQEAAIVNNLDVIPVETMQEAVDFLEGRQTIEPVVIDTRNVFQHTANQYAADFADVQGQENIKRALEIAAAGGHNVIMIGPPGAGKTMLAKRLPSILPPLNMQEALETTKIHSVAGKLGVNSSLLNNRPFRSPHHTISDVALVGGGGNPQPGEISLAHNGVLFLDELPEFKRTVLEVMRQPLEERRVTISRAKLSIDFPANFMLIASMNPCPCGYYNHPEKECVCGPGVVQRYLNKVSGPLLDRIDLHVEVTPVTFDQMTETRRAENSQDIQQRVEKARQQQAARFQEFSEIHSNAMMPSQMVKDICRIDQAGLALLKTAMERLGLSARAYDRILKVARTIADLADAEEIRIEHLAEAIQYRSLDREGWAG; encoded by the coding sequence ATGCTTACTAAAACCTTCGGCTCTGCCGTGCAAGGGGTTAATGCTTATACTATTACCATTGAAGTAGTTGTATCACAGGGAACGGGCTTTTTTGTAGTGGGCCTCCCGGATAATGCCATCAAGGAGAGTCAGCAGCGAGTGGAGGCCGCACTCAAGTTCCGCAACTACCGCATGCCCCGTACCAAGGTGGTAGTAAACATGGCCCCGGCCGACATCCGGAAGGAAGGGTCCTCGTATGATTTGCCCATTGCCCTGGGCATTCTGCACGCCTCACAGCAGCTCAACACTGAGCGCCTGAGCGAGTATGTGGTAATGGGTGAGTTGGCCCTCGATGGCGCTTTACGCCCCATTCGGGGTGTACTGCCCATTGCTATTCAGGCCCGAAAAGAAGGCTTTAAGGGCCTGATTCTGCCGAAAGAGAATGCCCAGGAAGCAGCCATTGTCAACAACCTTGATGTAATTCCGGTGGAGACGATGCAGGAAGCCGTAGACTTTCTGGAAGGCCGCCAGACGATAGAGCCCGTGGTTATTGACACGCGAAACGTGTTTCAGCACACAGCCAATCAATACGCCGCCGACTTTGCCGACGTGCAGGGCCAAGAGAATATCAAGCGCGCCCTGGAAATAGCGGCGGCGGGCGGTCATAACGTAATCATGATAGGCCCTCCCGGCGCGGGCAAGACCATGCTGGCCAAGCGCCTGCCTAGCATTCTGCCGCCCCTGAACATGCAGGAGGCCCTGGAAACCACTAAAATTCATTCGGTGGCGGGCAAGCTGGGGGTTAACAGCTCCCTACTGAATAACCGCCCATTTCGCAGCCCGCACCATACTATTTCGGATGTGGCGCTGGTAGGGGGTGGCGGCAACCCACAGCCGGGCGAAATCTCACTGGCGCATAACGGGGTTCTGTTTTTGGATGAGCTACCGGAGTTTAAGCGCACGGTGCTTGAGGTAATGCGCCAGCCTTTGGAGGAGCGCCGGGTTACTATCTCCAGGGCCAAGCTCAGCATTGACTTCCCGGCTAACTTCATGCTTATTGCCAGCATGAACCCATGCCCCTGTGGGTATTATAACCACCCGGAGAAAGAGTGCGTGTGCGGGCCCGGCGTGGTGCAGCGCTACTTGAACAAGGTAAGCGGCCCCCTCCTCGACCGAATTGACCTGCACGTAGAGGTAACGCCCGTTACATTTGATCAGATGACGGAAACGCGCCGCGCAGAAAACAGCCAGGATATTCAGCAGCGCGTGGAAAAGGCCCGGCAGCAACAAGCTGCGCGCTTTCAGGAGTTTTCGGAAATCCATTCTAACGCCATGATGCCCTCGCAGATGGTAAAAGATATCTGCCGCATTGATCAGGCCGGCCTAGCCTTGCTGAAAACGGCCATGGAGCGCCTAGGCCTCTCTGCCCGAGCCTACGACCGAATACTGAAAGTAGCCCGCACTATTGCCGACCTCGCCGACGCAGAGGAAATCCGCATTGAACACCTCGCCGAAGCCATTCAGTACCGCAGCCTGGACCGCGAAGGCTGGGCCGGTTAG
- the lpcA gene encoding D-sedoheptulose 7-phosphate isomerase gives MSELLTDIIQAELTEARAVLDRFLQEPANLQAIEQAARLMADSLNSSGKILTCGNGGSLCDAQHFAEELTGRYRQNRRALAAIALTEASHMSCVANDFGYDRVFSRFVEALGRPEDVLLAISTSGNSPNILLAAEAAKAAGMKVVSLTGKDGGKLAGLSDVEIRVAHTGYADRIQEVHIKAIHIMILLIEQLVK, from the coding sequence GTGTCTGAACTGCTTACCGATATCATCCAGGCCGAGCTAACGGAAGCCCGCGCCGTTCTTGACCGTTTTCTGCAGGAGCCCGCTAACCTGCAGGCCATTGAGCAGGCCGCCCGCTTAATGGCCGACTCGCTCAACAGCAGTGGTAAAATTTTAACCTGTGGTAATGGCGGCAGCCTCTGCGATGCCCAGCACTTTGCCGAGGAGCTGACGGGCCGCTACCGCCAGAACCGCCGTGCCCTGGCTGCCATTGCCCTCACTGAGGCCTCCCACATGAGCTGCGTAGCCAACGATTTTGGCTATGACCGTGTATTCAGCCGTTTCGTAGAGGCCCTTGGGCGGCCCGAGGACGTACTGCTCGCTATTAGTACCAGCGGTAACTCGCCCAATATTCTGTTGGCAGCCGAAGCGGCTAAGGCGGCCGGCATGAAAGTAGTAAGCCTCACGGGCAAGGACGGCGGCAAGCTGGCCGGCCTCAGCGATGTGGAGATACGGGTAGCCCATACCGGCTACGCCGACCGCATCCAGGAGGTGCACATCAAGGCTATTCATATTATGATACTACTGATTGAGCAACTAGTAAAATAA